In a single window of the Raphanus sativus cultivar WK10039 chromosome 9, ASM80110v3, whole genome shotgun sequence genome:
- the LOC108827596 gene encoding bifunctional nuclease 2, whose amino-acid sequence MPGVAFSSVASSSSDLGIFFSEVTAYSRRISASLSSSSSSFRCCILPLKLNIRSLRSRKLPPICCDSSSTSRSGLGDPDLEFLQASVLVAETSMHYKMRRHGFREDSIWQASRHLPPFAVRASESRVGVLPIGLGFLRQFTHPTIFLKISCDGDYLLPLIVADSAVEKLLDVPPLQGPIEECPDQFHFVSSLVDKLGHEVKMVKLTSRVFNTYYASLYLGKPGDNDVICIDSRPSDAINVARACQAPIYVNKSIVLEDAIKIGYGGRPQSTKPIFNVILDSAPEGPDPISEELKLLSNMDLASKEERYTDAAMWRDRLKKLQNSSSVVYEGVATPESYD is encoded by the exons ATGCCGGGAGTTGCTTTTTCATCTGttgcttcctcctcctccgatcTGGGAATCTTCTTCTCCGAGGTCACGGCCTACTCCCGTCGTATCTCAGCCTCGCTctcatcttcatcctcttccTTTCGGTGTTGCATCCTCCCATTGAAATTAAATATCAGATCGCTACGCTCCCGTAAGCTACCTCCTATTTGTTGCGATTCGAGTTCTACCTCCCGATCCGGCCTAGGGGATCCCGATCTTGAGTTTCTCCAAGCCTCCGTCCTCGTTGCAG AGACAAGTATGCATTACAAAATGAGGAGACATGGATTCCGGGAAGATTCCATTTGGCAAGCTTCAAGGCATCTCCCTCCTTTTGCTGTGCGAGCCAGTGAATCCAGGGTTGGTGTTCTCCCTATTGGTCTTGGCTTCCTCCGCCAATTCACCCACCCCACTATTTTTCTCAAGATCTCTTGTGATGGCGACTACTTGCTTCCCCTTATTGTTG CTGATTCTGCTGTTGAGAAACTATTAGACGTACCTCCTCTCCAAGGCCCCATTGAG GAATGCCCTGATCAGTTCCACTTTGTGTCTTCTCTTGTCGACAAACTTGGTCATGAG GTTAAAATGGTGAAGCTTACAAGTAGAGTATTCAACACTTATTATGCAAGCCTATATCTCGGCAAG CCAGGAGACAATGATGTTATATGCATTGACTCACGGCCATCTGATGCCATCAACGTTGCAAGAGCATGCCAG GCTCCGATATATGTGAATAAATCAATAGTCCTGGAAGATGCTATCAAGATTGGTTATGGAGGCAGACCGCAGAGCACAAAGCCCATTTTCAATGTTATCCTTGACag CGCTCCAGAGGGACCAGATCCCATATCGGAGGAGCTTAAACTACTGAGTAATATGGATTTGGCGTCTAAAGAGGAAAGGTACACCGACGCAG CGATGTGGAGAGACAGATTGAAGAAGCTTCAGAACTCGAG CTCTGTTGTATACGAGGGTGTAGCAACTCCTGAGAGCTACGACTAG
- the LOC108827597 gene encoding thiosulfate sulfurtransferase 16, chloroplastic isoform X1, with the protein MAEGVPSSVSVTVAHELLQAGHRYLDVRTPEEFSQGHASGAINVPYLNRGNFFSFWMSKNPNFLEQVSSHFGKADEVVVGCQSGGRSLKATSELLAAGFTGVRDISGGYSAWTQNGLPTQY; encoded by the exons atggcGGAGGGAGTCCCATCATCGGTGTCGGTCACAGTCGCCCACGAACTTCTTCAAGCCGGCCACCGCTATTTGGACGTCAG GACTCCAGAAGAGTTCAGCCAGGGACATGCCTCTGGCGCTATCAACGTTCCTTACTTGAACCGAGGAAATTTCTTCTCTTTct GGATGTCAAAGAATCCCAACTTCTTGGAACAAGTCTCCTCCCATTTCGGTAAAGCTGATGAAGTCGTTGTTGGTTGCCAGAGCGGGGGTAGATCTTTGAAAGCCACGTCTGAGCTTCTTGCTGCT GGTTTCACCGGAGTCAGAGATATCTCCGGTGGCTACTCTGCCTGGACCCAGAATGGTCTTCCTACACAATACTGA
- the LOC108827597 gene encoding thiosulfate sulfurtransferase 16, chloroplastic isoform X2 yields the protein MAEGVPSSVSVTVAHELLQAGHRYLDVRTPEEFSQGHASGAINVPYLNRGMSKNPNFLEQVSSHFGKADEVVVGCQSGGRSLKATSELLAAGFTGVRDISGGYSAWTQNGLPTQY from the exons atggcGGAGGGAGTCCCATCATCGGTGTCGGTCACAGTCGCCCACGAACTTCTTCAAGCCGGCCACCGCTATTTGGACGTCAG GACTCCAGAAGAGTTCAGCCAGGGACATGCCTCTGGCGCTATCAACGTTCCTTACTTGAACCGAGG GATGTCAAAGAATCCCAACTTCTTGGAACAAGTCTCCTCCCATTTCGGTAAAGCTGATGAAGTCGTTGTTGGTTGCCAGAGCGGGGGTAGATCTTTGAAAGCCACGTCTGAGCTTCTTGCTGCT GGTTTCACCGGAGTCAGAGATATCTCCGGTGGCTACTCTGCCTGGACCCAGAATGGTCTTCCTACACAATACTGA
- the LOC108827595 gene encoding protein GRIP produces MSEDNGEIDGIAESVKEKDETENGGDELLQMIAELRLENEFLRSQFKEVDSSQAQVKQLEERLQSLSREIEVEKQTRVAAEQALEHLRESYSEGDDAKAQQYSQVQQKLEQEIKEREEKYADLDAKFTRLHKRAKQRIQEVQKEKDDLDARLREVSESAERASSQHSSMQQDLERTRQQANEALKAMDAERQQLRSANNKLRDTIEELRGSLQPKENKIETLQQSLLDKDQVLEDLKNQLQAVEERKQTAVTELSAKHQKNLESLEAQVIDALSERDKAAETISTLQVLLAEKESKIAEMEAAATGEAARLRAAAETLKGELAHLKAENEKEKESWEASCDALKSKLEIAETNYLRAETEVAKMRSQLGSEMSMQTQMLSTKDAELKGAREEINRLQSEFSSYKIRAHALLQKKDMELAAATDSEQIKSLEEALKEAEKEVYLVSSERDRARQDLQGALASLEKELEERAGALKDASEQIKSLELKLDSTVARNQAEKQAWEEDLRVLEETWRRRCEALTAQNEASSAEDIEKELEDAKLRNKRLKEEHESVRELADRLIEEKDREISRLVDENKNLRKSMESKPVVHHYGNNNTESKQEDVSNLSTSAAEHQILILARQQAQREEELAQTQRHILALQDEIEELERENRLHSQQEAMLKTELREMERKQKREGVDMTYLKNVILKLLETGEVEALLPVVGMLLQFSPEEILKCQQAYHSSTTTTTTTPTTTAADASVGGAASEGSGLSLFSRFSFS; encoded by the exons ATGTCGGAAGACAATGGAGAAATTGATGGGATAGCAGAGTCCGTGAAAGAAAAGGATGAGACAGAAAATGGTGGGGATGAGCTACTGCAAATGATTGCTGAGCTGAGATTAGAAAATGAGTTTCTCAGATCCCAATTTAAGGAAGTGGACTCATCTCAAGCTCAAGTGAAACAACTTGAAGAAAGGCTCCAATCACTGAGTAGAGAAATTGAAGTAGAAAAACAAACGAGAGTTGCAGCTGAGCAAGCTCTTGAGCATCTCAGGGAATCATACTCTGAGGGTGACGATGCAAAAGCCCAACAATATTCCCAAG TTCAGCAGAAACTGGAGCAGGAAATCAAAGAGCGAGAAGAGAAATACGCCGACCTTGACGCCAAATTCACCAGGCTTCACAAAAGGGCTAAACAGCGCATTCAAGAAGTCCAAAAG GAAAAAGACGATCTCGACGCTCGTCTCCGGGAAGTGAGTGAATCAGCTGAACGAGCATCTTCTCAGCACTCTTCCATGCAGCAAGATCTGGAACGCACTAGGCAACAGGCCAATGAAGCTCTCAAAGCTATGGATGCTGAGAGGCAACAACTAAGGAGTGCCAATAACAA GCTCAGGGATACTATCGAGGAACTACGTGGCTCATTGCAGCCTAAAGAAAATAAGATTGAGACGTTGCAACAATCACTTCTCGATAAGGACCAG GTGCTGGAGGACCTGAAAAATCAATTACAAGCCGTGGAAGAGAGGAAGCAAACTGCAGTTACTGAGTTGTCAGCCAAACATCAAAAG AACTTAGAGAGTTTGGAAGCACAGGTCATAGATGCTCTATCTGAGAGGGACAAAGCAGCCGAAACCATTTCGACCCTGCAG GTATTACTTGCAGAGAAAGAATCTAAAATTGCAGAGATGGAGGCAGCTGCAACTGGCGAAGCAGCAAGGTTAAGGGCTGCTGCAGAAACTCTTAAAGGAGAGCTTGCACACCTTAAAGCCGAGAAT GAAAAGGAAAAGGAGTCTTGGGAAGCTTCATGTGATGCTCTTAAATCTAAACTGGAAATCGCTGAAACCAACTACTTGCGTGCCGAAACCGAAGTGGCGAAAATGAGAA GTCAGCTGGGGTCTGAAATGTCCATGCAGACCCAGATGCTTAGCACTAAAGATGCTGAACTCAAAGGCGCCAGAGAAGag ATCAACCGTCTCCAAAGTGAATTTTCTTCTTACAAGATCCGTGCTCACGCGCTTCTTCAAAAGAAGGACATGGAGCTGGCTGCAGCTACAGACTCTGAGCAGATCAAATCTCTTGAGGAAGCTCTTAAG GAAGCTGAAAAAGAAGTATATTTGGTATCTTCAGAGAGGGATAGGGCACGGCAAGATCTTCAGGGTGCTTTAGCTAGCCTTGAAAAAGAACTTGAGGAAAG AGCTGGAGCACTTAAAGATGCCAGCGAGCAGATCAAAAGTCTTGAATTGAAGCTCGATTCCACTGTTGCTCGCAATCAGGCGGAGAAACAAGCGTGGGAAGAAGACCTTCGAGTTTTAGAAGAAACATGGCGAC GAAGATGTGAAGCTTTAACCGCTCAAAATGAAGCATCTTCTGCAGAAGATATAGAAAAAGAACTTGAAGATGCTAAGCTGAGGAATAAACGACTGAAG GAGGAGCATGAATCAGTACGTGAGCTTGCAGATAGACTCATTGAGGAGAAGGATAGAGAGATATCCAGACTCGTGGATGAAAATAAAAACCTTCGAAAATCTATGGAATCAAAACCAGTA GTTCACCACTACGGGAACAACAACACAG AGTCGAAACAGGAGGATGTATCTAACTTGAGCACGTCTGCCGCAGAACACCAGATTCTG atATTGGCAAGGCAACAAGCTCAGAGAGAAGAAGAATTAGCACAGACACAGCGGCATATTTTAGCTCTTCAG GATGAAATCGAGGAGCTTGAGCGCGAAAACCGGCTTCACAGTCAACAG GAAGCCATGCTAAAAACGGAGTTGAGGGAGATGgaaagaaaacagaaaagagAAGGTGTAGATATGACATACCTAAAGAATGTAATTTTAAAGCTGTTAGAAACag GTGAAGTGGAAGCTTTACTACCGGTAGTGGGAATGTTGCTCCAGTTCAGTCCGGAGGAG ATACTCAAGTGTCAGCAAGCGTACCATagctcaacaacaacaacaacaacaacaccaacGACAACAGCAGCGGATGCGAGTGTAGGTGGTGCGGCAAGTGAAGGTTCAGGCCTGTCCCTCTTCTCAAGATTCTCGTTTTCCTAA
- the LOC108823426 gene encoding phosphoinositide phosphatase SAC6, protein MEAPRHRLHSGLRLWEFPDQYVIEPTDGSAAPCLDISRLDGSMKLIDQVAECNSLRVPKIRSIFGVVGVLKLLAGSYLVVVTESQSVGSFLGHPIFRINSLKVLPCDHSLKNSPEEQKKVETDFSRLLSVAERTNGLYFSYEINLTLSAQRLHDLGDESKSLPLWRQAEPRFLWNNYMLEVLIDNKLDQFLLPVIQGSFHSFQTAIGRDIVDITLIARRCTRRNGTRMWRRGADPDGYVANFVETEQIVHMNGYTSSLTQIRGSMPFMWEQIVDLTYKPKFEIVQPEEAARIAERHFLDLRKKYGSVLAVDLVNKHGGEGRLSERFAGAMQHINGDDVRYLHFDFHHICGHIHFERLAILYEQMEDFLDKSGYFLLNEKGEKMKEQSGIVRTNCIDCLDRTNVTQSMIGRKMLELQLRRIGVFGAEEVISSHPNFDERYKILWANHGDDISIQYSGTPALKGDFVRYGRRTVQGILNDGWNALARYYLNNFADGTKQDAIDLVQGHYIVAVNRDMAPVPRKGGLEAVANFPVALAVVLISLWFATMSVKRAGSDYKHLFFSLVWAGISVAVTAFMRANGRIFCNRPRLHKPRP, encoded by the exons ATGGAGGCCCCTAGGCACAGATTACACTCTGGCTTGCGTTTATGGGAATTTCCTGATCAGTACGTTATCGAGCCGACTGATGGTTCGGCCGCTCCATGCTTGGACATTAGTCGTCTTGACGGCTCCATGAAGCTCATTG ATCAAGTCGCAGAATGCAACTCTTTGCGTGTCCCTAAGATCCGTTCCATATTCGGTGTCGTTGGGGTGCTGAAGCTCCTGGCAG GATCATACTTGGTGGTGGTGACAGAAAGCCAATCTGTTGGCTCGTTCCTGGGGCATCCCATTTTCAGAATTAATTCACTCAAGGTTCTTCCTTGTGATCATTCACTTAAAAACTCGCCTGAAGAACAG AAAAAGGTTGAGACCGACTTCTCTAGGCTGCTAAGTGTCGCAGAGAGGACAAATGGTCTCTACTTCTCATATGAAATTAACTTGACTCTCAG TGCACAGCGCTTGCATGATCTGGGGGATGAGTCTAAGTCACTTCCTCTGTGGAGACAG GCTGAACCTAGATTTCTTTGGAACAATTATATGTTAGAAGTGCTTATCGATAATAAG CTTGATCAGTTCTTGCTTCCAGTAATTCAAGGAA GTTTCCATAGTTTTCAAACAGCCATAGGAAGAGATATCGTTGACATTACTCTGATTGCTAGGAGGTGCACCAGAAGAAATG GTACACGCATGTGGCGAAGAGGAGCTGACCCTGATGGTTATGTTGCTAATTTTGTGGAGACTGAGCAAATTGTACACATGAACGGATACACATCATCGTTAACTCAG ATTAGAGGATCCATGCCTTTTATGTGGGAGCAAATTGTTGATCTGACCTACAAGCCCAAGTTTGAGATTGTCCAACCTGAAGAAGCT GCGAGGATAGCTGAGCGTCACTTTCTGGACCTCAGGAAAAAATATGGATCAGTTTTGGCTGTTGATCTTGTCAATAAG CATGGAGGTGAGGGGCGCTTAAGCGAGAGGTTTGCAGGTGCTATGCAGCACATCAACGGTGATGATGTAAG ATACCTGCACTTTGATTTTCATCATATCTGTGGGCATATTCACTTTGAACGCTTAGCAATTCTGTATGAGCAGATGGAGGATTTCCTTGACAAAAGCGG GTACTTTTTGTTGAATGAAAAGGGTGAGAAAATGAAGGAGCAGTCTGGTATTGTGCGCACTAACTGCATTGATTGTTTAGACCGTACAAATGTCACGCAG AGCATGATAGGCCGCAAGATGCTGGAACTTCAACTCAGAAGGATTGGTGTTTTTGGGGCCGAAGAAGTTATAAGCTCGCATCCTAATTTTGACGAGCGCTATAAAATAT TATGGGCTAATCACGGTGACGACATTAGCATTCAGTACTCCGGCACTCCTGCACTTAAAGGAGATTTTGTCAG GTATGGTCGAAGGACTGTTCAAGGGATCCTTAATGATGGCTGGAATGCCCTCGCACGCTACTACCTGAACAACTTTGCTGATGGAACTAAGCAG GATGCGATTGATCTTGTGCAAGGACACTATATAGTTGCTGTGAACCGAGACATGGCTCCTGTGCCTCGAAAGGGAGGTCTCGAGGCTGTAGCC AACTTTCCAGTGGCATTGGCTGTTGTTCTGATCAGTTTATGGTTTGCAACCATGTCTGTGAAACGAG CTGGGAGCGATTACAAGCACTTGTTTTTCTCATTGGTGTGGGCGGGCATCAGTGTGGCTGTCACAGCATTCATGAGGGCCAATGGCCGGATCTTCTGCAACAGGCCTCGTCTGCACAAGCCCAGACCTTGA
- the LOC108823427 gene encoding uncharacterized protein LOC108823427 isoform X2, with translation MYGSSRGGMMFGSGVGSKRQRMMQSNPSYLAVGTFPVVRLRGLPFNCADMDIFNFFTGLNIVDVLLVTKNGKFSGEAFVVFAGPMQVEIALQRDRQNMGRRYVEVFRCYKQDYYNAVAAEEGAASEYNLSPPPPARAQQRFCEKEKLEYTEVLKMRGLPYSANKPQIIEFFSGYKVIEGRVHVVCRPDGKATGEAYVEFETAEEARRAMAKDKMSIGPRYVELFPTTREEARRAEPRSRR, from the exons ATGTACGGATCATCTAGAGG GGGCATGATGTTTGGGAGCGGGGTGGGCTCAAAGAGACAAAGAATGATGCAATCAAATCCCTCCTACTTGGCAGTTGGCACATTCCCTGTGGTTCGCCTCCGTGGTCTTCCCTTCAACTGCGCTGACATGGACATCTTCAACTTCTTTACCGGCCTCAACATTGTCGATGTCTTGCTCGTCACCAAAAACGGCAAATTCTCCGGGGAGGCCTTTGTCGTCTTTGCTGGTCCAATGCAAGTCGAGATTGCACTCCAGAGGGACAGGCAGAATATGGGTAGGAGATACGTCGAAGTTTTCCGATGCTATAAGCAGGATTACTACAACGCGGTTGCCGCTGAGGAGGGCGCAGCATCTGAATACAATCTTAGCCCTCCTCCTCCCGCTAGAGCACAACAGAGGTTTTGCGAGAAAGAGAAGCTCGAGTACACTGAGGTTTTGAAGATGCGGGGCCTCCCCTACTCTGCCAACAAGCCTCAAATCATTGAGTTTTTCAGCGGGTACAAGGTTATTGAAGGAAGGGTACATGTTGTGTGTCGACCTGATGGTAAAGCCACGGGTGAGGCCTATGTTGAGTTTGAGACAGCTGAGGAGGCAAGAAGGGCCATGGCTAAGGACAAAATGTCCATTGGTCCAAGGTACGTGGAGCTATTTCCAACTACTCGTGAAGAGGCTCGAAGAGCTGAGCCGAGGTCTAGgcgatga
- the LOC108823427 gene encoding uncharacterized protein LOC108823427 isoform X1: MDIFNFFTGLNIVDVLLVTKNGKFSGEAFVVFAGPMQVEIALQRDRQNMGRRYVEVFRCYKQDYYNAVAAEEGAASEYNLSPPPPARAQQRFCEKEKLEYTEVLKMRGLPYSANKPQIIEFFSGYKVIEGRVHVVCRPDGKATGEAYVEFETAEEARRAMAKDKMSIGPRYVELFPTTREEARRAEPRSRR; the protein is encoded by the coding sequence ATGGACATCTTCAACTTCTTTACCGGCCTCAACATTGTCGATGTCTTGCTCGTCACCAAAAACGGCAAATTCTCCGGGGAGGCCTTTGTCGTCTTTGCTGGTCCAATGCAAGTCGAGATTGCACTCCAGAGGGACAGGCAGAATATGGGTAGGAGATACGTCGAAGTTTTCCGATGCTATAAGCAGGATTACTACAACGCGGTTGCCGCTGAGGAGGGCGCAGCATCTGAATACAATCTTAGCCCTCCTCCTCCCGCTAGAGCACAACAGAGGTTTTGCGAGAAAGAGAAGCTCGAGTACACTGAGGTTTTGAAGATGCGGGGCCTCCCCTACTCTGCCAACAAGCCTCAAATCATTGAGTTTTTCAGCGGGTACAAGGTTATTGAAGGAAGGGTACATGTTGTGTGTCGACCTGATGGTAAAGCCACGGGTGAGGCCTATGTTGAGTTTGAGACAGCTGAGGAGGCAAGAAGGGCCATGGCTAAGGACAAAATGTCCATTGGTCCAAGGTACGTGGAGCTATTTCCAACTACTCGTGAAGAGGCTCGAAGAGCTGAGCCGAGGTCTAGgcgatga
- the LOC108826439 gene encoding protein PIN-LIKES 7 isoform X2, whose protein sequence is MGFLELLEVASMPIVQVLLISVLGAFLATDYCSLLSADTRRSVNKLVFVVFTPCIMFANLAQTVTLQDIISWWFMPINVGITFLVGGILGWLVVKLLNPKPQLHGLIIATCASGNMGNLMIILVPAICDEEGSPFGNRSVCRSIGLSYASFSMALGGFYIWTYSYQLVRSSATQFKALAGAGLVKSANKDIDSDPRSLLLKPQQNQDLEIQGKEKMSTRTYIKDLLHQILEELFAPPTIGAILGFVFGATNWLRNLIIGENAPLRVIQDSVKLLGEGTIPCITLILGGNLIQGLRSSAVKTSVIVGVICVRYIILPVVGVGVVQLAWSLGYLPPDPLFRYVLMLQFTLPPAMNISTMAQLFDVAQDECSVIFLWTYLVASLALTMWSTIFLSILS, encoded by the exons ATGGGTTTCTTAGAGTTATTAGAGGTGGCTTCAATGCCAATCGTTCAAGTTCTCCTAATCAGTGTCCTTGGTGCTTTCTTGGCAACTGATTACTGCTCTCTTCTCTCCGCTGACACCCGAAGATCCGTGAACAAG CTCGTCTTCGTGGTCTTCACCCCCTGCATCATGTTTGCCAATCTTGCCCAGACTGTAACATTGCAGGATATTATTTCATG GTGGTTCATGCCCATAAATGTTGGAATCACATTTCTAGTAGGAGGCATTCTTGGATGGTTGGTTGTGAAACTGCTGAATCCCAAACCTCAACTTCATGGTCTCATAATCGCTACATGTGCCTCAG GCAATATGGGAAACCTTATGATTATTTTGGTCCCTGCCATTTGTGATGAGGAAGGCAGTCCTTTTGGGAATCGAAGTGTTTGCAGATCCATTGGACTATCCTACGCATCTTTCTCTATGGCC CTCGGGGGTTTCTATATTTGGACATACAGTTACCAACTGGTGAGAAGCTCTGCTACACAGTTCAAAGCTCTTGCAGGCGCCGGCTTGGTCAAGTCTGCCAACAAGGACATCGACTCTGATCCCCGCAGTCTTCTCCTGAAGCCGCAACAAAATCAAGACCTTGAAATTCAAGGGAAAGAAAAGATGTCTACCAGGACATACATCAAGGACTTGCTCCATCAGATTCTTGAGGAACTCTTCGCCCCACCCACTATTGGTGCC ATTCTTGGTTTCGTCTTCGGAGCAACCAATTGGCTGAGGAATCTTATAATAGGGGAGAATGCGCCGTTGCGAGTCATCCAAGATTCAGTGAAACTACTAGG GGAGGGCACAATACCTTGCATCACACTCATACTGGGGGGAAACCTGATTCAGGGTTTGCGTTCCTCAGCCGTGAAAACCTCAGTGATTGTAGGAGTGATCTGTGTGAGGTATATCATCCTTCCAGTGGTGGGGGTAGGGGTGGTACAGTTAGCATGGAGTTTAGGCTATCTTCCTCCGGACCCTCTCTTCCGCTACGTTCTCATGCTTCAGTTCACACTGCCGCCTGCTATGAATAtca GTACAATGGCACAGCTGTTTGACGTGGCTCAAGATGAGTGTTCAGTCATCTTTCTGTGGACCTACCTGGTTGCATCCTTAGCACTCACCATGTGGTCAACTATATTCCTCTCCATCCTCTCCTAA
- the LOC108826439 gene encoding protein PIN-LIKES 7 isoform X1, whose translation MGFLELLEVASMPIVQVLLISVLGAFLATDYCSLLSADTRRSVNKLVFVVFTPCIMFANLAQTVTLQDIISWWFMPINVGITFLVGGILGWLVVKLLNPKPQLHGLIIATCASGNMGNLMIILVPAICDEEGSPFGNRSVCRSIGLSYASFSMAVKSKQTYIIFSAQSSVTNRDLLFFYFFGVLMQLGGFYIWTYSYQLVRSSATQFKALAGAGLVKSANKDIDSDPRSLLLKPQQNQDLEIQGKEKMSTRTYIKDLLHQILEELFAPPTIGAILGFVFGATNWLRNLIIGENAPLRVIQDSVKLLGEGTIPCITLILGGNLIQGLRSSAVKTSVIVGVICVRYIILPVVGVGVVQLAWSLGYLPPDPLFRYVLMLQFTLPPAMNISTMAQLFDVAQDECSVIFLWTYLVASLALTMWSTIFLSILS comes from the exons ATGGGTTTCTTAGAGTTATTAGAGGTGGCTTCAATGCCAATCGTTCAAGTTCTCCTAATCAGTGTCCTTGGTGCTTTCTTGGCAACTGATTACTGCTCTCTTCTCTCCGCTGACACCCGAAGATCCGTGAACAAG CTCGTCTTCGTGGTCTTCACCCCCTGCATCATGTTTGCCAATCTTGCCCAGACTGTAACATTGCAGGATATTATTTCATG GTGGTTCATGCCCATAAATGTTGGAATCACATTTCTAGTAGGAGGCATTCTTGGATGGTTGGTTGTGAAACTGCTGAATCCCAAACCTCAACTTCATGGTCTCATAATCGCTACATGTGCCTCAG GCAATATGGGAAACCTTATGATTATTTTGGTCCCTGCCATTTGTGATGAGGAAGGCAGTCCTTTTGGGAATCGAAGTGTTTGCAGATCCATTGGACTATCCTACGCATCTTTCTCTATGGCCGTAAAgtcaaaacaaacatatatcaTCTTCTCTGCTCAGAGTTCTGTAACTAATCGtgacttactttttttttatttttttggggtTCTCATGCAGCTCGGGGGTTTCTATATTTGGACATACAGTTACCAACTGGTGAGAAGCTCTGCTACACAGTTCAAAGCTCTTGCAGGCGCCGGCTTGGTCAAGTCTGCCAACAAGGACATCGACTCTGATCCCCGCAGTCTTCTCCTGAAGCCGCAACAAAATCAAGACCTTGAAATTCAAGGGAAAGAAAAGATGTCTACCAGGACATACATCAAGGACTTGCTCCATCAGATTCTTGAGGAACTCTTCGCCCCACCCACTATTGGTGCC ATTCTTGGTTTCGTCTTCGGAGCAACCAATTGGCTGAGGAATCTTATAATAGGGGAGAATGCGCCGTTGCGAGTCATCCAAGATTCAGTGAAACTACTAGG GGAGGGCACAATACCTTGCATCACACTCATACTGGGGGGAAACCTGATTCAGGGTTTGCGTTCCTCAGCCGTGAAAACCTCAGTGATTGTAGGAGTGATCTGTGTGAGGTATATCATCCTTCCAGTGGTGGGGGTAGGGGTGGTACAGTTAGCATGGAGTTTAGGCTATCTTCCTCCGGACCCTCTCTTCCGCTACGTTCTCATGCTTCAGTTCACACTGCCGCCTGCTATGAATAtca GTACAATGGCACAGCTGTTTGACGTGGCTCAAGATGAGTGTTCAGTCATCTTTCTGTGGACCTACCTGGTTGCATCCTTAGCACTCACCATGTGGTCAACTATATTCCTCTCCATCCTCTCCTAA